Proteins from a single region of Nomascus leucogenys isolate Asia chromosome 2, Asia_NLE_v1, whole genome shotgun sequence:
- the FBLL1 gene encoding rRNA/tRNA 2'-O-methyltransferase fibrillarin-like protein 1, with product MKSAASSRGGGGGGRGGGGWGGWGGGRGAGGGAGKGGGGDGGGQGGKGGFGARARGFGGGGRGRGRGGGGGDGKDRGGGGGQRRGGVAKSKSRRRKGAMVVSVEPHRHEGVFIYRGAEDALVTLNMVPGQSVYGERRVTVTEGGVKQEYRTWNPFRSKLAAAILGGVDQIHIKPKSKVLYLGAASGTTVSHVSDIIGPDGLVYAVEFSHRAGRDLVNVAKKRTNIIPVLEDARHPLKYRMLIGMVDVIFADVAQPDQSRIVALNAHTFLRNGGHFLISIKANCIDSTASAEAVFASEVRKLQQENLKPQEQLTLEPYERDHAVVVGVYRPLPKSSSK from the coding sequence ATGAAGTCGGCGGCGAGCTCGCGCGGGGGCGGTGGGGGCGGCCGCGGGGGCGGCGGCTGGGGCGGCTGGGGCGGGGGCCGAGGCGCCGGCGGCGGCGCGGGCAAGGGCGGCGGGGGCGACGGCGGCGGCCAGGGGGGCAAGGGCGGCTTCGGAGCGCGGGCGCGCGGCTTCGGCGGAGGCGGCCGGGGCCGggggcgcggcggcggcggcggcgacggcAAGGatcgcggcggcggcggcggacaGCGGCGGGGCGGCGTGGCCAAGAGCAAGAGCCGCCGCAGGAAGGGCGCCATGGTGGTGTCTGTGGAGCCGCACCGGCACGAGGGCGTCTTCATCTACCGCGGGGCGGAGGACGCACTGGTCACGCTGAACATGGTGCCGGGCCAGTCGGTGTACGGCGAGAGGCGCGTCACGGTGACCGAGGGAGGCGTGAAGCAGGAGTACCGCACGTGGAACCCGTTCCGCTCCAAGCTGGCCGCGGCCATCCTGGGCGGGGTGGACCAGATCCACATCAAGCCCAAGTCCAAGGTGCTGTACCTGGGCGCCGCGTCGGGCACCACCGTCTCCCATGTCTCCGACATCATCGGCCCAGACGGCCTGGTCTACGCCGTCGAGTTCTCCCACCGCGCCGGCCGCGATCTGGTCAATGTGGCCAAGAAGCGCACCAACATCATCCCGGTCCTGGAGGACGCGCGGCACCCGCTCAAGTACCGCATGCTCATTGGGATGGTGGACGTGATCTTCGCCGACGTGGCCCAGCCCGACCAGTCCCGCATCGTGGCCCTGAACGCCCACACGTTCCTGCGCAACGGGGGCCACTTTCTCATCTCCATCAAGGCCAACTGCATCGACTCCACCGCATCCGCCGAGGCTGTGTTTGCTTCAGAGGTGAGGAAGTTGCAGCAGGAGAACTTGAAGCCTCAAGAGCAGCTGACCCTGGAGCCCTATGAGAGGGACCACGCTGTGGTGGTCGGGGTCTACCGGCCTCTTCCCAAGAGCAGCAGCAAGTAG